The Ahaetulla prasina isolate Xishuangbanna chromosome 3, ASM2864084v1, whole genome shotgun sequence genome window below encodes:
- the ACOT13 gene encoding acyl-coenzyme A thioesterase 13 gives MTHLTIQSVREVMKAMLESPCFDRVANKMKVVSANPGKIVCEMKVEEQHTNRGGTLHGGLTATLVDIVSTAALMYTERGAPGVSVDMNITYMSSAKIGEEILITAEVLKQGKTLGFANVNLTDKITGRLIAQGRHTKHLGYQS, from the exons ATGACTCATCTCACCATTCAAAGCGTTCGCGAGGTGATGAAAGCCATGTTGGAGTCGCCCTGCTTCGATCGGGTGGCGAATAAG ATGAAGGTTGTCTCTGCAAACCCTGGAAAAATTGTCTGTGAAATGAAAGTTGAAGAACAGCACACAAACAGAGGAGGAACTCTGCATGGGGGCCTGACAGCAACTTTAGTAGACATTGTGTCAACAGCTGCATtaatgtatactgaaagaggagcACCGGGTGTTAGTGTGGACATGAATATTAc GTACATGTCATCAGCTAAGATTGGGGAAGAAATCCTGATCACTGCTGAGGTTCTGAAGCAAGGAAAAACTCTGGGTTTTGCCAACGTGAATTTAACAGATAAGATAACAGGAAGACTGATAGCTCAAGGGAGGCACACCAAGCACTTGGGATACcagtcataa